A stretch of the Candidatus Rokuibacteriota bacterium genome encodes the following:
- the accB gene encoding acetyl-CoA carboxylase biotin carboxyl carrier protein → MARRAGAQRGAARGPGAWTPRELVELAVQHDLAELEVEQGGMRIRVVRERGGAAGEAAPRAVAPAATGALPAERAEPAGEPSLVKVEAPMVGTFYRAPSPDAAPFVTEGDLVKDGQVLCIIEAMKLMNEIESKVAGRIAKVLVENGQPVEFGQPLFLMEPRR, encoded by the coding sequence ATGGCCAGGAGGGCGGGCGCGCAGCGCGGAGCGGCACGGGGGCCCGGCGCCTGGACGCCCCGTGAGCTGGTCGAGCTGGCCGTGCAGCACGACCTGGCGGAGCTCGAGGTGGAGCAGGGCGGCATGCGGATCCGGGTTGTGCGCGAGCGCGGCGGGGCGGCCGGCGAGGCCGCGCCCCGGGCCGTCGCCCCGGCCGCCACGGGCGCGCTGCCCGCCGAGCGCGCGGAGCCCGCCGGCGAGCCCAGCCTCGTGAAGGTCGAGGCGCCGATGGTCGGCACGTTCTACCGGGCGCCGTCCCCGGACGCGGCGCCCTTCGTCACCGAGGGGGACCTGGTCAAGGACGGCCAGGTCCTCTGCATCATCGAGGCGATGAAGCTGATGAACGAGATCGAGTCGAAGGTGGCCGGGCGCATCGCGAAGGTGCTGGTGGAGAACGGCCAGCCCGTGGAGTTCGGCCAGCCGCTGTTCCTGATGGAGCCGCGTCGCTGA
- the efp gene encoding elongation factor P codes for MQVSTAEFKRGLKIQFDGAPYTIVDFQHVKPGKGGAFVRTKLKHLRLGRVIDNTFRAGEKVELVDFDEKRMQYLYRDDRLHFMDLETYEQISLSPEEVGEARDFLKENTEVEILFIDGSPVTVELPNFIELAIAETDPGIRGDTASGGSKPARLETGAVVQVPLFLNVGDVVKVDTRSGEYLGRVAAAG; via the coding sequence ATGCAGGTGTCCACGGCGGAATTCAAGCGGGGGCTGAAGATCCAGTTCGACGGCGCACCCTACACGATCGTCGACTTCCAGCACGTCAAGCCCGGCAAGGGCGGGGCATTCGTCCGCACCAAGCTCAAGCACCTCAGGCTCGGCAGGGTCATCGACAACACCTTCCGCGCCGGCGAGAAGGTGGAACTGGTGGACTTCGACGAGAAGCGCATGCAGTACCTGTACCGGGACGACCGCCTCCACTTCATGGACCTCGAGACCTACGAGCAGATCTCGCTCTCGCCCGAGGAGGTCGGGGAGGCGCGGGACTTCCTCAAGGAGAACACCGAGGTCGAGATCCTCTTCATCGACGGGAGCCCCGTGACGGTGGAGCTGCCGAACTTCATCGAGCTCGCGATCGCCGAGACGGATCCGGGCATCCGCGGCGACACCGCCTCCGGGGGCTCCAAGCCCGCCCGGCTGGAGACGGGCGCGGTCGTCCAGGTGCCGCTCTTCCTCAACGTGGGCGACGTGGTCAAGGTCGACACGCGGAGCGGCGAGTACCTCGGCCGCGTCGCGGCAGCGGGGTAG